A portion of the Gadus macrocephalus chromosome 10, ASM3116895v1 genome contains these proteins:
- the LOC132465587 gene encoding zinc finger protein ubi-d4-like produces the protein MAAAVDSVVKVLGEQYYKDAMEQCHSYNARLCAERSILMPFLDSQTGVAQSNCYIWMEKRHRSAGLAPGQLYTYPARRWRKKRRAHPPEDPRLAFPPLKAADIELGLKRDTLGAADGSSLEALLKGEPLDRRGGAAAAEVRGPEEDPVPEPVAASASTHTSSGRIRKRVLDHDDYLDDLDDEDFEDETPKRRGKSKSKVTLRPQRVILTNTQQHTHQRTHQHTHQLCGKRYKNRPGLSYHYTHSHLAEEEGEDREEVEAPPPPRQPDEPKTPKKGPNGLALPNDYCDFCLGDSTLNQKTGQSEELVSCSDCGRSGHPTCLQFTAVMMAAVKTYRWQCIECKCCNVCGTSENDDQLLFCDDCDRGYHMYCLSPPMTEPPEGSWSCHLCLALLKDKASIYQQNQSSASD, from the exons ATGGCGGCGGCCgtcgacagtgttgtgaaagt GCTGGGGGAGCAGTATTATAAAGATGCGATGGAGCAGTGCCACAGCTACAACGCCCGGCTCTGTGCGGAGCGCAGCATCCTCATGCCGTTCCTGGACTCCCAGACCGGTGTGGCCCAGTCCAACTGCTACATCTGGATGGAGAAGAGGCACCGGAGTGCAG gcctcgcCCCGGGCCAGCTGTACACGTACCCTGCCCGCCGCTGGAGGAAGAAGCGCCGCGCCCACCCCCCTGAGGACCCCCGCCTGGCCTTCCCGCCCCTCAAAGCAG CTGACATCGAGCTGGGCCTGAAGCGCGACACCCTGGGGGCCGCCGACGGCAGCAGCCTGGAGGCCCTGCTGAAGGGCGAGCCCCTGGACCGGAGGgggggcgccgccgccgccgaggtCCGCGGGCCGGAGGAGGACCCCGTCCCGGAGCCCGtcgccgcctccgcctccacccacacctcctCTGGACGCATACGCAAG CGGGTGCTGGACCACGACGACTACCTGGACGACCTGGACGATGAAGACTTTGAGGACGAGACCCCAAAGAGACGAGGCAAGAGCAAGTCCAAGGTAACGCTGCGCCCCCAGCGCGTGATCCTCACGaacactcaacaacacacacaccaacgcacccaccaacacacacaccaac tctgtgggAAGCGCTACAAGAACCGCCCGGGCCTGAGCTACcactacacacactctcacctggcggaggaggagggcgaggaccGGGAGGAGGTCGAGGCTCCACCGCCTCCACGCCAGCCTGACGAGCCCAAGA CCCCTAAGAAGGGTCCCAATGGACTGGCCCTGCCCAACGACTACTGTGACTTCTGCCTGGGAGACTCCACCCTCAACCAGAAGaccggccaatcagaggagcTGGTGTCCTGCTCCGACTGCGGCCGCTCAG GCCACCCCACCTGCCTGCAGTTCACGGCGGTGATGATGGCGGCCGTCAAGACGTACCGCTGGCAGTGCATCGAGTGCAAGTGCTGCAACGTGTGCGGCACCTCGGAGAACGAC gacCAGCTGCTGTTCTGCGATGACTGTGACCGAGGCTACCACATGTACTGCCTCAGCCCCCCCATGACGGAGCCCCCTGAAG GGAGCTGGAGTTGTCACCTGTGTCTGGCGCTGCTGAAGGACAAGGCGTCCATATACCAGCAGAACCAGAGCTCCGCCTCTGATTGA